The following coding sequences lie in one Nitratireductor mangrovi genomic window:
- a CDS encoding winged helix-turn-helix transcriptional regulator, translated as MNETHRSGCPINLSLEVFGDKWSLLILRDMIFGGKRHFRELLRSEEGISSNILADRMRMLVEIGMLTKAGDPSHKQKAIYSLTEKAITLVPIMAHLGAWGRHWLPVTEELSIRARLMEEGGPELWEEFMDDLREEHLGIVSPTKGSRLTVRERLQEAYLEVVARNRGDVPA; from the coding sequence ATGAACGAGACACACAGGTCGGGTTGTCCCATCAACCTGTCGCTGGAGGTTTTTGGCGACAAGTGGTCGCTCTTGATCCTTCGCGACATGATTTTCGGCGGGAAACGCCATTTTCGCGAGCTTTTGCGCTCCGAAGAAGGGATCTCGTCCAATATTCTCGCCGACCGTATGCGGATGCTGGTCGAAATCGGCATGCTGACCAAGGCCGGCGACCCGAGCCACAAGCAGAAGGCGATCTACAGCCTGACCGAAAAGGCGATCACCCTGGTTCCGATCATGGCCCATCTCGGCGCCTGGGGCCGGCACTGGCTCCCGGTCACCGAAGAGCTGAGCATCCGCGCTAGGCTGATGGAAGAAGGCGGCCCCGAACTCTGGGAGGAGTTCATGGATGATCTGCGGGAAGAGCATCTCGGCATCGTTTCGCCTACGAAAGGAAGCCGTCTCACAGTACGCGAAAGACTTCAGGAGGCCTATCTGGAAGTCGTGGCGCGAAACCGGGGAGACGTGCCGGCCTGA
- a CDS encoding alpha/beta fold hydrolase, with translation MIVRDGNLEIATEAFGTPRDPAMLLIMGAMASMLWWPDAFCQRLAARAFFVIRYDNRDTGLSSRFPVGEPGYSMADMADDAFRVIDAHGLDAAHLVGISLGGMIAQIAALSRPQRVRTLTAISTSPIGVDASRLPGMTPAYQAHAARGEAVDWSDRAQAVAYVAEDARQIASTAHAHDSAAARAFIERDCDRSGGYLSATNHFMVGAGARPATPLAKLEPPLLVIHGTSDPIFPLDHGEALAAEVSGSRLVCIEGGGHELHPHDWGAIIDAIATHAAG, from the coding sequence ATGATCGTGCGCGATGGCAATCTGGAGATCGCAACCGAGGCGTTCGGTACGCCGCGCGACCCGGCCATGCTCCTCATCATGGGTGCCATGGCTTCCATGCTGTGGTGGCCGGACGCTTTCTGCCAGCGTCTCGCCGCGCGTGCGTTCTTCGTCATCCGCTATGACAATCGCGACACCGGGCTGTCGAGCCGGTTCCCTGTGGGTGAACCGGGCTATTCGATGGCCGACATGGCTGATGACGCCTTTCGCGTCATCGACGCGCACGGTCTCGATGCAGCGCATCTCGTCGGCATCTCGCTGGGCGGCATGATTGCCCAGATCGCCGCGTTGTCGCGGCCGCAGCGGGTGCGCACGCTGACCGCGATCAGCACCTCGCCGATAGGCGTCGACGCCTCGCGCCTGCCGGGCATGACGCCGGCCTACCAGGCCCATGCGGCCAGGGGCGAGGCCGTGGACTGGTCGGATCGCGCGCAGGCCGTGGCCTATGTCGCCGAAGATGCGCGCCAGATCGCGAGCACAGCGCACGCGCACGATAGCGCGGCCGCCCGCGCCTTCATCGAGCGTGATTGCGATCGCTCCGGCGGCTATCTCAGCGCCACCAACCACTTCATGGTCGGGGCCGGCGCGCGACCGGCCACGCCGCTGGCGAAACTCGAGCCGCCGCTCCTCGTCATCCATGGCACCAGCGACCCCATCTTTCCGCTCGATCATGGCGAGGCGCTCGCCGCTGAAGTATCGGGATCGAGACTGGTCTGTATCGAGGGTGGCGGGCACGAATTGCATCCGCACGACTGGGGAGCGATCATCGACGCGATTGCAACGCATGCAGCCGGCTGA
- a CDS encoding nucleoside/nucleotide kinase family protein, with amino-acid sequence MSEIAHLAATVFRRAAGRSRFVVGIAGPPGAGKSTLAEALLPLLPDGSAAVVPMDGFHYDNAVLDERGLRARKGAPETFDFDGLHVLLSRLAAGEAEVAVPLFDRAADLARAGAAIIAPAVRFILVEGNYLLLDEAPWTQLAPLLDHTVFLEVDESELERRLVQRWLDHGHDAEAARQRALSNDIPNARRVAERRRTADLVLRL; translated from the coding sequence ATGAGCGAGATCGCGCATCTGGCCGCGACGGTGTTCCGCCGCGCCGCGGGCCGCTCCCGCTTTGTCGTCGGCATCGCCGGACCGCCGGGGGCCGGCAAGTCAACCCTGGCGGAGGCGCTGCTGCCGCTGCTTCCCGACGGCTCCGCCGCGGTCGTGCCGATGGACGGCTTCCACTACGACAACGCAGTCCTCGACGAGCGCGGCCTGCGGGCCAGGAAGGGAGCCCCGGAAACCTTCGATTTCGACGGCTTGCATGTGCTCCTGAGCCGCCTTGCCGCCGGTGAGGCGGAAGTCGCGGTGCCGCTTTTCGACCGCGCCGCCGATCTGGCCCGCGCCGGCGCCGCCATTATCGCACCGGCGGTCCGCTTCATCCTCGTCGAAGGCAACTACCTGCTGCTCGACGAGGCCCCATGGACGCAGCTCGCGCCACTTCTGGACCATACGGTGTTTCTGGAGGTCGACGAAAGCGAACTCGAACGGCGGCTGGTGCAGCGCTGGCTCGACCACGGCCACGACGCCGAGGCGGCGCGGCAGCGCGCGCTTTCCAACGACATTCCGAACGCGCGCCGCGTCGCCGAAAGACGGCGCACGGCCGACCTCGTGCTCAGGCTCTGA
- a CDS encoding winged helix-turn-helix domain-containing protein produces the protein MPALSLRINLDPEGRIGPGKIDLLENIAAFGSISAAARGMGMSYKRAWDLVEEMNRIFGKPLVAARTGGKRGGGAELTPAGLAVVSRFRAIERAAGSAAAQHIEALQAEIDAA, from the coding sequence ATGCCGGCTCTCAGCCTGCGCATCAATCTCGACCCGGAAGGGCGCATCGGACCGGGCAAGATCGACCTGCTCGAGAACATCGCCGCCTTCGGTTCGATATCCGCGGCTGCTCGCGGCATGGGCATGTCCTACAAGCGCGCCTGGGATCTGGTCGAAGAGATGAACCGCATCTTCGGCAAGCCTCTGGTGGCGGCGCGCACCGGTGGCAAGCGTGGCGGCGGCGCCGAACTGACGCCGGCGGGGCTCGCCGTGGTCAGCCGCTTTCGGGCCATCGAGCGCGCGGCCGGCAGCGCCGCCGCGCAACACATCGAGGCCCTGCAGGCCGAGATCGACGCCGCCTGA
- a CDS encoding FAS1-like dehydratase domain-containing protein: MNGGMSDLTAWIGRCERQKDVLTGRLAQSYAATVLDQIEEPIEGDAAPQGIHWCLCPPSLPMGALGRDGHPATGGFLPPVPLPRRMWAGGRLEFLDALRVGDAVERISTVRHIEHKRGRSGELWFVTVQHEISTGRGLAVREEQDLVYRAETAGAPQATAEDSSFADTPADAVTKVAATPTLLFRYSALTFNGHRIHYDRSYATGIEGYAGLVVHGPLQAALLLVLAQRMHDGVPPRRFSFRGQRPLIDGGDIICKGLNREGGADLWTGNDRDNPHIRAEAEW, from the coding sequence ATGAACGGCGGAATGTCGGACCTCACCGCGTGGATCGGCCGCTGCGAGCGGCAAAAGGACGTTCTGACCGGGCGGCTGGCGCAATCTTATGCGGCGACCGTACTCGACCAAATCGAGGAGCCGATCGAAGGCGACGCCGCGCCGCAAGGTATCCATTGGTGCCTCTGTCCGCCGAGCCTGCCAATGGGCGCTCTCGGGCGCGACGGCCACCCGGCCACCGGTGGCTTTCTGCCGCCGGTGCCTCTGCCAAGGCGCATGTGGGCTGGCGGCCGCTTGGAGTTTCTGGATGCCCTGCGGGTCGGCGACGCGGTCGAGCGGATCTCCACCGTGCGCCACATCGAGCACAAGCGGGGTCGCAGCGGCGAACTCTGGTTCGTTACCGTGCAGCACGAAATTTCGACCGGGCGCGGACTTGCGGTTCGCGAGGAGCAGGACCTCGTCTACCGCGCGGAAACCGCCGGCGCCCCACAGGCGACCGCAGAGGATAGTTCCTTCGCCGATACGCCGGCGGATGCGGTGACCAAGGTTGCGGCGACGCCGACGCTGCTCTTCCGCTATTCGGCGCTGACCTTCAATGGCCACCGCATCCACTACGATCGCAGCTATGCGACCGGGATCGAAGGATATGCCGGGCTTGTCGTGCACGGGCCCTTGCAGGCGGCACTGCTACTTGTTCTTGCGCAGCGCATGCATGACGGCGTTCCGCCGCGGCGGTTCTCGTTCCGTGGCCAGAGGCCGCTGATCGACGGCGGCGACATTATCTGCAAGGGGCTGAACCGCGAGGGCGGCGCCGATCTGTGGACCGGCAACGACCGCGACAACCCGCATATCCGCGCGGAAGCGGAGTGGTAG
- the modA gene encoding molybdate ABC transporter substrate-binding protein: MRFAHAARGLAALLFIVVGLAVTTPRAVAADGPLVFAAASLKNALDAAADAWMRETGQRVVISYAGSSALARQIERGAPADIFVSADLEWMAHLAAKGLVQETSVVKLLGNRIVLVAPATSNATIEIEPGFGLAGLIGDGRLAMANTDAVPAGRYGKAALETLGVWESVRDRLAQAENVRAALALVSTGEAPLGIVYETDTAADPDVRVVGRFPPETHPPIVYPAALVGGSAHPDAATFLKFLQSDSARGLFEAQGFSVLAPVLSN, translated from the coding sequence ATGCGCTTTGCCCATGCCGCCAGAGGGCTCGCCGCACTTCTGTTCATCGTCGTCGGTCTTGCTGTAACGACCCCCCGTGCCGTCGCGGCGGACGGGCCGCTGGTATTCGCCGCCGCCAGCCTCAAGAACGCCCTTGACGCCGCCGCTGACGCCTGGATGAGGGAAACCGGACAAAGGGTCGTGATCTCCTATGCGGGCAGTTCCGCGCTGGCACGGCAGATCGAGCGCGGCGCGCCGGCGGATATCTTCGTTTCGGCCGATCTGGAGTGGATGGCGCATCTTGCAGCGAAGGGCCTGGTGCAAGAGACGAGCGTGGTGAAACTGCTTGGCAATCGCATCGTGCTGGTCGCGCCGGCGACGTCCAACGCAACCATTGAAATCGAACCCGGCTTTGGCCTTGCCGGTCTCATTGGCGACGGCCGTCTTGCCATGGCCAACACCGACGCCGTGCCGGCAGGGCGCTACGGCAAGGCCGCCCTCGAAACGCTCGGGGTTTGGGAAAGCGTACGCGACCGCCTCGCCCAGGCCGAAAACGTGCGCGCCGCGCTGGCGCTGGTCTCCACGGGCGAGGCTCCGCTCGGCATCGTCTACGAGACCGACACCGCCGCCGATCCCGACGTTCGTGTGGTCGGCAGGTTTCCGCCGGAAACGCACCCGCCCATCGTCTACCCGGCCGCGCTTGTGGGTGGGTCGGCCCATCCCGATGCCGCCACCTTCCTGAAATTCCTGCAGTCGGACAGCGCGCGGGGCCTCTTCGAGGCGCAAGGCTTTTCCGTGCTTGCGCCGGTGCTCTCGAACTGA
- the maiA gene encoding maleylacetoacetate isomerase, translated as MKLYTYFRSSAAYRVRIVLGLKGLAWQPEYIHLVNNGGEHRSSSYRAVNPQGLVPALEDGDAVLTQSTAICEYLEERHPEPALLPADAVERAYVRSVMSAVACDIHPLNNLRVLNHLTGPLQLGDDTRIAWYRHWVAVGFAGLEAQLVGAGRTGAFTLGDSPTLADAFLVPQVYNARRFECPLIDFPTITAIADNCNALEPFRVAAPEMQGDAG; from the coding sequence TTGAAGCTCTATACCTATTTCCGTTCCTCGGCCGCCTACCGCGTTCGCATCGTGCTCGGCCTCAAGGGACTCGCCTGGCAACCTGAATACATCCACCTGGTCAACAATGGCGGCGAGCACCGGTCCAGCAGCTATCGCGCCGTCAACCCGCAAGGGCTGGTTCCCGCGCTTGAGGATGGCGACGCCGTGCTCACGCAGTCGACGGCGATCTGCGAATATCTCGAGGAACGGCACCCCGAGCCCGCGCTGCTGCCGGCCGATGCGGTCGAACGTGCATATGTGCGTTCGGTGATGTCGGCGGTTGCCTGCGACATCCATCCGCTCAACAATCTGCGCGTCCTCAACCATCTGACGGGACCGTTGCAACTCGGGGACGACACCAGGATTGCCTGGTATCGCCACTGGGTCGCGGTCGGCTTCGCCGGTCTTGAGGCGCAGCTTGTCGGGGCCGGCCGCACCGGCGCTTTCACGCTCGGCGACAGCCCGACCCTGGCCGACGCGTTCCTGGTGCCTCAGGTCTATAATGCGCGGCGCTTCGAATGCCCGCTCATCGATTTCCCGACGATCACGGCGATTGCCGACAATTGCAACGCCCTTGAGCCGTTCAGGGTCGCCGCGCCGGAGATGCAGGGGGATGCGGGCTGA
- the modC gene encoding molybdenum ABC transporter ATP-binding protein: MMLSVDVSHRQGDFTLDCRFDSEGRLTALFGPSGSGKTTLANIIAGLVRPRRGVVSIDGRALVDTGSGLFLPPHRRRVGYVFQDARLFPHMSVAANLRYGRNYVPAGERYADFDHVVDLLGIGHLQDRHPAGLSGGEKQRVAIGRALLASPRLLLMDEPLAALDDARKGEILPYVERLRDEAGIPIVYVSHSIAEVGRLATDMVVLAGGRVSASGPTAAIMQRLDLLSAEEQPEGGAVLDGTVIGHDDNFDVTELRTRAGTFRLPRIAASEGSTLRVRIRARDVLVATRRPEGLSALNVVPGTLRALEPREGAALDASIDCNGEILVARITRQSAATLGLVPGGAVFAVVKTISFDSHNTARPAPAA; this comes from the coding sequence TTGATGCTGTCCGTGGATGTCAGCCATCGGCAGGGCGACTTTACGCTCGATTGCCGTTTTGACAGCGAGGGGCGGCTTACGGCGCTGTTCGGGCCATCGGGCTCGGGCAAGACGACACTCGCCAACATCATCGCCGGCCTCGTGCGGCCCCGGCGCGGCGTCGTGTCGATCGACGGCCGCGCTCTGGTCGACACCGGTAGCGGCCTGTTCCTGCCGCCGCACCGGCGCCGCGTCGGCTACGTCTTCCAGGATGCGCGGCTGTTTCCGCATATGAGCGTGGCGGCCAATCTGCGCTACGGCCGCAATTATGTGCCTGCCGGCGAGCGCTACGCCGACTTCGACCACGTTGTCGATCTGCTCGGCATCGGCCATCTGCAGGACCGTCATCCCGCCGGTCTGTCGGGCGGCGAAAAGCAGAGAGTGGCGATCGGCCGTGCGTTGCTCGCCAGCCCGCGCCTGCTCCTGATGGACGAGCCGCTCGCCGCGCTCGACGACGCCCGCAAGGGTGAAATTCTGCCCTATGTCGAAAGGCTGCGCGATGAGGCCGGCATTCCCATCGTCTATGTCAGTCACTCGATAGCCGAGGTCGGCCGCCTAGCCACCGACATGGTGGTGCTGGCAGGCGGCCGTGTTTCGGCTTCCGGGCCGACCGCCGCGATCATGCAGCGGCTCGACCTGCTGAGCGCCGAGGAACAGCCCGAAGGCGGCGCCGTGCTCGACGGCACCGTCATCGGCCATGACGACAACTTCGACGTGACCGAGCTCCGGACCCGGGCCGGGACTTTCCGGCTGCCCCGAATCGCGGCTTCCGAGGGCAGTACCTTGCGCGTTCGGATCAGGGCGCGCGACGTTCTCGTGGCAACGCGGCGCCCGGAGGGTCTCAGTGCGCTCAACGTCGTGCCCGGCACGCTTCGGGCGCTGGAGCCACGCGAGGGAGCGGCGCTCGACGCCTCGATCGACTGCAATGGCGAGATTCTGGTCGCGCGCATCACCCGGCAGTCGGCGGCCACCCTTGGCCTCGTGCCCGGCGGCGCCGTGTTTGCCGTGGTCAAGACGATCAGCTTCGACAGCCACAACACGGCGCGGCCGGCGCCTGCCGCGTAG
- the modB gene encoding molybdate ABC transporter permease subunit, with amino-acid sequence MDWLALSAEEWTAVRLSLKVALWAMFASLPFGLATAMLLARGRFRGKSLLNGVVHLPLILPPVVTGYVLLLGFGRQGPIGGLFEAWFGIVFSFRWTGAALAAAVMGFPLMVRAMRLSIEAVDRRLEQAASTLGANPLRVFATVTLPLIAPGIIAGMILCFAKAMGEFGATITFVSNIPGETQTLPSAIYTFLQVPGGEAGALRLTLISVAIAMAALLVSEVLARRAGRGAGAD; translated from the coding sequence ATGGACTGGCTTGCCCTTAGCGCGGAGGAGTGGACCGCGGTTCGCCTCTCGCTGAAGGTGGCGCTGTGGGCGATGTTCGCGAGCCTGCCGTTCGGGCTTGCGACGGCCATGCTGCTGGCGCGCGGGCGCTTCCGCGGCAAGTCGCTGCTGAACGGTGTCGTGCATCTGCCGCTCATCCTGCCGCCGGTGGTCACCGGCTACGTCCTGCTGCTCGGCTTCGGTCGCCAGGGGCCGATCGGCGGCCTCTTCGAAGCCTGGTTCGGCATCGTGTTTTCCTTCCGCTGGACCGGGGCCGCGCTGGCCGCCGCCGTGATGGGTTTTCCGCTGATGGTGCGGGCCATGCGGCTTTCGATCGAGGCCGTCGACCGGCGCCTTGAACAGGCTGCGTCCACGCTGGGCGCCAATCCCTTGCGCGTTTTCGCGACGGTGACGCTGCCGCTGATCGCCCCCGGCATCATCGCCGGCATGATCCTCTGCTTCGCCAAGGCGATGGGCGAGTTCGGCGCCACCATCACCTTCGTCTCCAACATCCCGGGCGAGACGCAGACCCTGCCTTCCGCCATCTACACCTTCCTTCAGGTGCCGGGCGGGGAGGCCGGGGCATTGCGCCTTACGCTGATCTCGGTTGCCATCGCCATGGCCGCGCTGCTTGTCTCCGAGGTTCTGGCGCGACGCGCCGGCCGCGGCGCGGGGGCCGATTGA
- a CDS encoding CaiB/BaiF CoA transferase family protein, with translation MLVVSVEQAVAAPMCSARLADAGARVIKVERPEGDFARYYDRLAGGESAYFVWLNRGKQSVCLDLADQGDRALLEALLSRADIFVQNLKPGALEKLGFARERLAAAYPGLIICSVSGYGDSGPYATRKAYDLLIQAECGLAGITGGRDGPARVGVSVVDVAAGLAAYEAILEALIARGRTGRGADIRISMFDTMADWMTVPLLQHEGGKSPGRVGLAHPSIAPYGVFRTADGSDFLISIQSDREWRVLAERVLGRADLGTDPRFATNDARCAVREETDTAVAAVFATLTADELASELTAADIAFARVSTLADLARHPHLRRIEVGTVGGAIAYPAPPYARGPFGPVPRLGEHTDAVRREFADAIAGEAP, from the coding sequence ATGCTTGTCGTCTCGGTCGAACAGGCGGTGGCCGCGCCGATGTGCTCGGCCCGCCTGGCGGACGCCGGGGCGCGGGTGATCAAGGTCGAGCGGCCGGAGGGCGACTTCGCCCGCTACTACGACCGCCTCGCCGGCGGCGAGAGCGCCTATTTCGTGTGGTTGAACCGTGGCAAGCAATCTGTCTGCCTCGACCTCGCCGATCAAGGTGATCGTGCCCTGCTGGAGGCCCTGCTCTCCCGCGCCGACATCTTTGTCCAGAACCTCAAGCCGGGAGCATTGGAAAAGCTTGGCTTCGCGCGCGAGCGGCTGGCCGCGGCCTATCCCGGCCTCATCATCTGTTCGGTCTCGGGTTATGGTGACAGCGGCCCCTACGCCACGCGCAAGGCCTACGACCTGTTGATCCAGGCTGAATGCGGGCTCGCCGGCATCACCGGGGGGCGGGACGGGCCGGCGCGCGTCGGCGTCTCGGTGGTCGATGTCGCAGCCGGGCTTGCCGCCTACGAGGCGATCCTTGAGGCCTTGATCGCGCGGGGGCGCACCGGCCGGGGCGCCGATATCCGGATCTCGATGTTCGACACCATGGCCGACTGGATGACGGTGCCGCTGCTTCAGCACGAGGGCGGCAAATCTCCCGGTCGGGTCGGCCTGGCGCACCCCTCGATCGCGCCTTATGGCGTGTTTCGTACCGCCGACGGCAGCGACTTCCTGATCTCCATCCAGAGCGACCGTGAATGGCGGGTGTTGGCCGAACGTGTGCTCGGCCGCGCCGACCTCGGAACCGACCCGCGCTTTGCCACCAACGATGCGCGCTGCGCGGTTCGCGAGGAGACCGATACCGCGGTCGCCGCCGTGTTCGCTACCCTGACCGCTGATGAACTCGCGTCGGAACTGACGGCGGCCGATATCGCGTTCGCCCGCGTCAGCACGCTCGCCGACCTTGCCCGTCATCCGCATCTGAGACGCATCGAGGTTGGGACGGTCGGCGGCGCGATCGCCTACCCGGCGCCTCCTTATGCTCGCGGCCCCTTCGGGCCGGTTCCGCGGCTGGGCGAACATACGGATGCCGTCAGGCGCGAGTTTGCGGATGCAATAGCGGGCGAGGCTCCATGA
- a CDS encoding bifunctional aldolase/short-chain dehydrogenase has translation MDSRWNDTEAEKIVAEYAKKGVEADMALRVYTTRLLGGDPSLVLHGGGNTSYKTRSTDLIGDTHDVLCVKGSGWDMAVIEPAGLPAVKLAPLLRARALDALADEDMVALQRLNLLDPKSPNPSVETLLHAFLPHKFVDHTHSTAILALVDQEDSEAICRTVFGRKLGFVPYIMPGFKLAKVAAEVYEADPSVEGLILDKHGIFTFGDNAREAYERMIHYVSLAEAHVAANGKAVFSPAKLPAGIAPAEAIAPILRGAVAQALGEGRFTRFVAEFRTSDEVRRFVDGADLADYGTRGVSTPDLTIRMKNRPVILPAPDGNDLDGWADRARRAVADFVDYYSAYFARCDALDDIERTMLDPMPRVALVPGLGLFGFGRTAKDARISADVGEIWIEAVTGAEKLGRFTPLPEDELFRLEYWSLEQAKLAGAKYLPLTGQVAVVTGGGGAIGAATARLFAENGAHVVVADLDRSAAEAAARNAGNQSIGVACDVTDAASVASLFQTAVARFGGVDVLVSNAGAATEGEIGTIADKDLRASFELNFFAHQAVAQQAVRIMKQQRTGGALLFNASKQAVNPGANFGAYGLPKAATLFLSRQYALEYGAIGIRSNAVNADRIRSGLLTDEMITSRARARKVSEKDYLSGNLLGQEVTARDVAKAFLDLALADRTTGGVATVDGGNIAAALR, from the coding sequence ATGGACAGCCGCTGGAACGACACCGAAGCCGAAAAGATCGTCGCCGAATACGCGAAAAAGGGCGTCGAGGCCGACATGGCGCTCCGCGTCTACACGACGCGGCTTCTCGGCGGCGATCCGAGCCTGGTTTTGCATGGCGGCGGCAACACTTCCTACAAGACCCGCAGCACGGACCTGATCGGCGATACCCATGACGTGCTGTGTGTGAAGGGCAGCGGCTGGGACATGGCGGTGATCGAACCCGCCGGCCTGCCGGCGGTGAAACTCGCGCCGCTGCTGCGCGCCCGTGCGCTCGACGCGCTTGCCGACGAGGACATGGTGGCGCTGCAGCGGCTCAATCTGCTCGATCCCAAGTCGCCCAACCCCTCCGTTGAAACGCTGCTGCACGCATTCCTGCCGCACAAATTCGTCGACCATACCCATTCCACCGCGATCCTGGCGCTGGTCGATCAGGAAGACAGCGAAGCGATCTGCCGGACGGTGTTCGGCCGGAAACTTGGCTTCGTTCCTTACATCATGCCTGGGTTCAAGCTCGCAAAGGTGGCCGCGGAAGTCTACGAAGCCGACCCGTCGGTCGAAGGGCTGATCCTCGACAAGCACGGCATCTTCACTTTCGGCGACAATGCCCGCGAGGCCTATGAGCGCATGATCCATTACGTCAGCCTCGCCGAAGCGCATGTTGCGGCCAACGGCAAGGCGGTCTTTTCGCCGGCAAAGCTTCCGGCCGGGATTGCGCCCGCAGAAGCGATCGCGCCGATCCTTCGCGGTGCTGTCGCGCAGGCGCTCGGCGAAGGCCGCTTCACCCGCTTTGTCGCTGAGTTCCGCACCTCCGACGAAGTGCGCCGGTTCGTCGACGGCGCCGACCTCGCCGACTACGGCACGCGCGGCGTCTCGACGCCCGACCTTACCATTCGCATGAAGAACCGGCCGGTCATCCTGCCGGCGCCGGACGGCAATGATCTGGACGGCTGGGCGGATCGGGCCCGGCGCGCCGTCGCCGATTTCGTCGACTATTATTCGGCCTACTTCGCACGCTGCGACGCCCTCGACGACATTGAGCGGACCATGCTCGATCCGATGCCGCGCGTCGCGCTGGTGCCCGGGCTGGGGCTGTTCGGTTTCGGCCGCACCGCCAAGGACGCGCGCATTTCGGCCGATGTCGGCGAGATCTGGATTGAGGCCGTCACCGGCGCCGAAAAGCTCGGCCGCTTTACGCCGCTGCCGGAAGACGAGCTGTTTCGGCTCGAATACTGGTCGCTCGAGCAGGCTAAGCTCGCCGGCGCCAAATACCTGCCGCTCACCGGCCAGGTCGCGGTGGTCACCGGGGGTGGCGGCGCGATCGGCGCTGCGACGGCAAGGCTCTTTGCCGAGAACGGCGCCCACGTGGTGGTCGCGGACCTCGATCGTTCCGCGGCCGAGGCGGCGGCCCGCAACGCCGGCAACCAGTCGATCGGCGTCGCCTGCGACGTGACGGACGCCGCAAGCGTCGCCTCTCTTTTCCAGACCGCGGTCGCGCGCTTCGGCGGCGTCGACGTTCTTGTTTCCAACGCGGGTGCGGCGACGGAAGGAGAAATCGGCACCATTGCCGACAAGGATCTGCGGGCAAGCTTCGAGCTCAATTTCTTTGCTCACCAGGCAGTCGCGCAACAGGCGGTCAGGATCATGAAACAGCAGCGGACGGGCGGCGCGCTGCTCTTCAACGCCTCCAAGCAGGCCGTGAACCCCGGGGCCAATTTCGGCGCCTATGGGCTGCCCAAGGCCGCGACCCTGTTCCTGTCGCGGCAATATGCACTCGAATACGGCGCGATCGGCATTCGCTCCAACGCCGTCAACGCCGACCGTATCCGATCGGGTCTGCTGACCGACGAGATGATTACCAGCCGTGCCAGGGCACGCAAGGTATCCGAGAAGGACTATCTGTCCGGAAATCTGCTTGGGCAGGAGGTGACGGCGCGCGACGTCGCCAAAGCCTTCCTCGACCTCGCGCTGGCCGACCGCACCACCGGCGGCGTTGCCACCGTCGATGGCGGCAACATCGCGGCCGCGCTTCGCTAG
- a CDS encoding D-lyxose/D-mannose family sugar isomerase: protein MKRSTVNNIIAEADGFIRSFGYRLPPFAYWSPSDMKARRDEIGGIVDARLGWDITDYGEGRFDELGLFLFTVRNGRAADLTAGRGMLYAEKIMISRRDQLSPMHRHVVKAEDIINRGGGTLALELFASGPDGSIDRAAPVAVPTDGVTRHLAAGDVLKLAPGESVTLHPGVWHAFWAEDDDVLIGEVSTVNDDLTDNVFAEPLSRFSGIEEDAEPRYLLVSDYEAWLGAAGR from the coding sequence ATGAAGCGCTCAACGGTCAACAACATCATCGCCGAAGCCGACGGCTTCATTCGCTCCTTTGGCTACAGGCTGCCGCCCTTCGCCTATTGGAGCCCGTCGGACATGAAAGCGCGCCGCGACGAGATCGGCGGTATCGTGGATGCCAGGCTCGGATGGGATATCACCGATTACGGCGAGGGCCGGTTCGATGAGCTCGGCCTGTTCCTGTTCACGGTGCGCAACGGCCGCGCCGCCGACCTCACCGCCGGGCGCGGCATGCTTTACGCCGAAAAGATCATGATCTCGCGGCGGGACCAGCTGTCGCCGATGCATCGCCACGTGGTGAAGGCGGAAGACATCATCAATCGCGGCGGCGGAACGCTGGCGCTGGAGCTTTTCGCCTCCGGGCCGGACGGCAGCATCGACCGCGCGGCACCCGTCGCGGTGCCGACCGACGGCGTCACGCGTCACCTTGCCGCCGGCGACGTCCTGAAGCTCGCCCCGGGCGAGAGCGTGACCTTGCATCCCGGCGTCTGGCACGCCTTCTGGGCCGAAGACGACGATGTGCTGATCGGCGAGGTGTCGACGGTGAACGACGACCTGACCGACAACGTATTCGCCGAGCCGCTCAGCCGCTTCTCCGGCATCGAGGAGGATGCTGAACCCCGCTACCTGCTTGTCTCCGACTACGAGGCGTGGCTCGGGGCGGCAGGCCGATGA